Sequence from the Fusobacterium periodonticum 1_1_41FAA genome:
GTTTCTATCCAATATGCTCTTAATTCTTCTGATTGAATGAAATTCAAAATACTCCAAGGATTATATACATCACTATTTCCAAATCTGTATCCATCATACCAAGCTTTTACTTCTGGAAGCTCATACTCTATATTAAAATCTTTCAGAGCTTTTTCTACTTCTTCTTGTGTAAAACCATAAAAATCAGAATATTCTTTTTCTAAAATTGAATATACTTTTAAATTATTTAAATCTGAGAATATTCCAGCTTTTATTACTCTTATTATTCCTGTCATTATTCCCATTCTTAAATATGGATTAGTTTTTAAAGCTTCTCCATAGAATACTTGAAAAAATACGATAGCCTCATCATAATAGCCATGTTCATAAGCGTTGATTAAAGGACTATCATATTCATCTATTAATAAAATAACTTCTTTTTTATAATATTCATATAGAAAAGATGTTAGATTTTTTAAAGCATTTCTATATTCTCCATCATCTTTCTTTAGCCAAATTTTATTAAAACTCTCTAATTGGCTTTCATTTAATTTTTCTCTTATATATTCAAATTCGTTATAAATACTTGAAATTAAACTCTTTATTAAAAAGAATGAACTTTCCCAAGTATCAGCTTTTATTCCTTTTAAAGAAATATACACAACAGGATAGGCTCCTTGTTCTTTAAAAAAATCTGAGTTTTCTATATATAGATTTTGAAATAGTTTTTTATTTTCTTCTTTATTTTTTATGTCAAAAAAATATTTTAACATTGAGATATTTAATGTTTTTCCAAATCTTCTAGGTCTTGTAAATAATAGAGTCTTTCCTACATTTTTTCCAATTTCTTCAATAAAATTAGTTTTATCAATGTAGTAATAGCTATTTTCTCGTATTTTTTTAAAATCATCTATCCCTATAGGTATTTTTTTCATAGAAACCTCCTTCAAAGATGAATATATATTTAATTATATCATATTTTATTAGAAAAAGAGTCAGTTTTAAAACCAACTCTTTCTTCTAAATTATTTTTTCTTTTCACTCATATCTTCAAAGATTTCTTTAACTGATCTTCCTACATTTTCCATATCTTTAAAAATTTCCCTATTAGTTCTAATATCTTTTCTATCCATTTCAGAGAAAGTTTCTCTTACAGTTTTTTTATTGTTTTTATCATAATCTTTGAATAATTCTTTTAAAGTTTTCATATTACTCCTATGTAGCGCATTTTCTAAATAACCATATAAGGAATATTATACATAATATTGTAGCCACACATCCTAAACAATTTTCTCCTGCCGATTTTAGCATAAGAATACTTGCACAGAATATTATGAATATACCTACCGCTCCATATAACAATGACTCAAACATTTAATCTCCTCTATAAAATTTAACTCTAAAAAATTCTATGACCCTACTTAATTTTAAATGAAAGTATAAGTTATTTTTATTAAAATACAAATTATTAATTTATAATTTTGATTTTATCACTTATATTTCTAATACTCTTTTTATAAATGAACTGTTCTAACAATACGGAAACCAAGATCAGAATAATGTTGGTGAGGATAAGCATGATGACGAGTTCTAACAAAACAATATGCTCCATATTGCCCCCATCCTCCTCCTTTAAGTCTTCTCTCTAAATCCAAATTTCCATGTTTATATAAATAATCTTTACCATTTCCTAATCTATTTTCACATTCCACACGAGCATAAATAGCATTTTTTGTGAATTCTACTGTGTCATAACACCACTCGAAAACATTTCCACTACAATCATATATTCCTAATTTGTTTGGTTTTTTTAATCCAACTTCTTTAGAACTACCATTTCTATTTATTGCTCCTGAATTATGAACGTACCATCCAACTTCAGCTAAATCATCACTTCCAGCATAAAGAAAGTAAAATGATCCATCATCAAGCCCTTCTTGTCCTCCTCTTGCAAACCATTCCCACTCAACTTCTGTTGGTAATCTAAATCCTTCTGTTTTTCCGAAATCGGCTTCATCGGGATATACTGCTTTTCCATTTAACTGATTTATCATTAATATTCCATTTGAACTATTACTTAAATCATAAGTTGGTTGTAATCCATATTTCTCACTTAATTTATTACAGAATTCCAATGCTCGCCACCAACTAACCATTTCAACTGGTTTATTATCTCCTTTAAATTGTGATGGATTATACTCCATTACTTCTTGCCACATCTTTTGTGTTGTAGGATATTTACATACTTCTAAATCAAGCACTTCTTTTTTTCCATCTGCAAATGGAGGTTTATATTCTCCACCTTCAACAAATATCATATTCGCCATATTTTCATCTAAAGTATTATTATTTTTTGAAAATTTATGAATATCTTTTTTTAATAATTTAACTATTTTGTCTAGTTTTACTTCATTTATCTCTAACTTTTCAAATTCTGCCAAATCTAAAATATAATTTTTTATTGCAACTTCATTATCTATTATTTCTTTATCTATAAACTCTACCATATCTTCTAATTCTGGAGGAACGTTTTCTTTATTTGTTATTATTATTGTAATATTGTATTTTGGTGTTTCTTTTTTAGTTTCTACTATTTCTTTAAAATAATCTAGATTTTCTTTCCTTAATATTTCATCTATTCCATCTTTAACTAACAAAAATATTGGAACCCTTTTTATTCCTTGTGGATACAGTTCATCTAAAGTATTAAATAAATTATCCATTCCACTTTCTATACCACCATTTAAAAAGTTTATAGTCTTCCCTTTTTCATAGATATAGAATTTTTTATTTTCTAGTGAATTCAAACTCTCTATCATTACTCTTTCTACTTCTTGAAAATTACTTGTTTTAATCCATAACAATGCTTTTTCTTCTGTTATAAATTTTGAAATATTTTCTTTCATTCAAATTCTCCCCTTACATTCTATTTTTATATTAATATTAGAAAAAACTAAACTGTTCTAACAACACGGAAACCAATATAATTTGTCCAAGCTCGATTAGTACAACTTCTATAATCTATATATCCTGGTTCAGACCAATCTGGTTCAAACCAGTCTGAATCAGACCAACCACCTCCTCTTATTCTTTGATATCTATCAAGTGGATTAAGATTATATACATATAATTTATCTTTTTCTATTCTATTTTCACTTTCTCCTTCAAAATTTTTATATTTTGTTGTATCATAACACCATTCCCAAACATTTCCAGTACAATCATATAATCCTAATTGATTTGGTTTCTTTAAACCCACATCATGTGTTTGATTTCCAGAATTATCATAATACCAAGCTACTTCGTTTATATCATCACTTCCAGAGTATTTATAATTAAATGTTCCTTCATCAATAGCTTTTTGTCCTCCCCTAGCAAACCATTCCCATTCTAGTTCTGTTGGTAATCTAAATCCTTCTGTATCTTTAAAATCAGCTAAATCTAGAGATACTACTTTTCCACTTAACTGCCTTACCATTATAGAACCATTCCTATTTTCATAGACTGGTTGTAAACAATATTTTTCACTTAAATAATTACAAAAATTTAAAGCATCACTCCAACTAATTCTTTCTACTGGTCTATTCTCTCCTTTAAACTCTGATGGATTATGATTACTACTATATCTATATTCTTTCCAGATTTTTTGAGTTGTTAAATATTTACACACTTCTATATCAAATACTTCTTTTTCTTCATCAGCAAAAGATGGTTGATATTTTCCACCTTGAACAAATACCATGTCTTTAAATTTACTTTCTGAATTCTTTCTTCCATTTTTTTCTGCATATCTGTTAATATTATTTTTTAAAGTATTTATTATTTTTTCTACATCATTTTCATCTAATTCTAATTTTTCAAATTTTGCTAAATCTAAAATGTATTTCTTTATTGCTCCCTCATTATCAGTTATTTTTTTATCTATAAAATCAGATATATTTGCTAATTGTGTAGGAATATCTTCATTATCCGCTACTACTATACTAAAATTATATCTTGTACTTTCTTTTTTTATTTCTAGTATTTCTCTAAAATAATCCAAATTATTTTCCTTTAAAATTTCATCCATTGCACCCTTTATTAATAGAAATACTGGTATTTTTCTCATTCCTTGAGGATGGAGTTCATCTAAAGTATTAAATAAGTCATCCATTCCACTTTCTATACTATCATTTAAAAAGTTTATAGTTTTTCCTTTTTCATAGATATAGAATTTTTTATTTTCTAATGAGTTTAAGCTTTCTATCATTGCTCTTTCTACTTCTTGAAAATCATTTGTTTTAATCCATAATAATGCTTTTCCTTCTGTAATGAATTTTGAAATACTTTCTTTCATTTAACATCTCTCCCTTTGTTATATATTTTAATAAAAATTTTTAATCTTCTTCACTAGTTGCATTAAAAATTTAGTAATTCTAATATTCTACTTTTTCTTCTCCAATAATTTCACCATTTTTATAACTTACATATTTTTCTAACTTACCATTCTTATAGAATTGCCATTCTCCATATCTTTTATCATCTTTATTCAAGCCATAATACAAGATATTGTGATTCTCTTCAAAAGCCATCTCAATTCCATTTTTCATTTCATCCTTAAGCTCAATTTTTTGCTTTAAAGCTCCACTAGGATAATACTCCTCAAATGTTGTCATCTCCCCTTTTTTGTATGTTCTAACTTCTATAGCCATTCCATACTCATCAAACATCCATTCCATTCCGTGCTTCAAGCCATCTCTGTAAGAACATTCGTATTTATCTAAACCATTTTCATGGTATTCATAATAGATACCAGTAAATAGTTCATTATCTTTAAACATAACTTCTCTAAAATCTATTACTCTTTTTTCAAAAGCCATAAAATCCCCTCCAAGTCCAGTTTAACTTATAATGGTAAGTCTACTTATATAGTAACTTTTAGAATTTATTATTACTTCTAAATAGTTATTTTCTTCATTTCTTCTAATATCTTCAATTTTACCTTCAATAAAACCATCATCTGTATGAAGTTTCAATTTCTTGTATTCCTTTTTTGCTGTTATTAAGAATACAATTTTTTCTTCAAATAGATTTATTTCTCTCAAAAAAGGAGGCATAGTTGTATAACTAGCAAAAATCTCTCTTATCATTTCAGATTCAGTTTTATCTTTATTTAATTCTCTTAATTCTGAGTATCTTGTAATATTTTCTTTTTGTACAGCAAATTGTAGATATTCTTTTTTCTCAAAAGGTGTTATCTTTGAAAAATTATTATCAGAACAACATGAAAACTTAATAAGTATTTGATTACATAGGGTATATTTTGCTATTCTAAAATGCTTAATATCTTCATCTAAAATTTCTCTT
This genomic interval carries:
- a CDS encoding formylglycine-generating enzyme family protein, with the translated sequence MKENISKFITEEKALLWIKTSNFQEVERVMIESLNSLENKKFYIYEKGKTINFLNGGIESGMDNLFNTLDELYPQGIKRVPIFLLVKDGIDEILRKENLDYFKEIVETKKETPKYNITIIITNKENVPPELEDMVEFIDKEIIDNEVAIKNYILDLAEFEKLEINEVKLDKIVKLLKKDIHKFSKNNNTLDENMANMIFVEGGEYKPPFADGKKEVLDLEVCKYPTTQKMWQEVMEYNPSQFKGDNKPVEMVSWWRALEFCNKLSEKYGLQPTYDLSNSSNGILMINQLNGKAVYPDEADFGKTEGFRLPTEVEWEWFARGGQEGLDDGSFYFLYAGSDDLAEVGWYVHNSGAINRNGSSKEVGLKKPNKLGIYDCSGNVFEWCYDTVEFTKNAIYARVECENRLGNGKDYLYKHGNLDLERRLKGGGWGQYGAYCFVRTRHHAYPHQHYSDLGFRIVRTVHL
- a CDS encoding formylglycine-generating enzyme family protein; translated protein: MKESISKFITEGKALLWIKTNDFQEVERAMIESLNSLENKKFYIYEKGKTINFLNDSIESGMDDLFNTLDELHPQGMRKIPVFLLIKGAMDEILKENNLDYFREILEIKKESTRYNFSIVVADNEDIPTQLANISDFIDKKITDNEGAIKKYILDLAKFEKLELDENDVEKIINTLKNNINRYAEKNGRKNSESKFKDMVFVQGGKYQPSFADEEKEVFDIEVCKYLTTQKIWKEYRYSSNHNPSEFKGENRPVERISWSDALNFCNYLSEKYCLQPVYENRNGSIMVRQLSGKVVSLDLADFKDTEGFRLPTELEWEWFARGGQKAIDEGTFNYKYSGSDDINEVAWYYDNSGNQTHDVGLKKPNQLGLYDCTGNVWEWCYDTTKYKNFEGESENRIEKDKLYVYNLNPLDRYQRIRGGGWSDSDWFEPDWSEPGYIDYRSCTNRAWTNYIGFRVVRTV
- a CDS encoding phosphatidylinositol-4-phosphate 5-kinase; its protein translation is MAFEKRVIDFREVMFKDNELFTGIYYEYHENGLDKYECSYRDGLKHGMEWMFDEYGMAIEVRTYKKGEMTTFEEYYPSGALKQKIELKDEMKNGIEMAFEENHNILYYGLNKDDKRYGEWQFYKNGKLEKYVSYKNGEIIGEEKVEY